One region of Microbacterium rhizosphaerae genomic DNA includes:
- the mgtA gene encoding magnesium-translocating P-type ATPase, which yields MRTDPGVDVGIVDASPPRGADAPLISPIRQAATVVAADVDAGLGSGSGGLSTAEAHERLERYGENVIHMHRARPWHVLLRQLRSPILLLLFATATIAALVGDSTDAAVIAVILVVSVVLGFVNEFRAERAADAMHDRLRHMCVVIREGARRNIDVTEIVPGDRVVLSVGTVVPADLRLVACDALRCDEGILTGESVAVEKSTAAVAPGTGVGDLTGCALMGTVVHAGGGVGVVVATGSQTEFGRIAVGLSAHEPQTEFQRGLGQFSSFLLIVALVLTTGIFVTAVLLGRPIIESLLFSLAIAVGITPQLLPAVVSTSLAAGSKAMARRRVLVKRMVCIEDLGDLDLLVTDKTGTLTTGRIEFERAVPVEGAGESRLLALGILASDVDPGTATVVGLNTLDAALAEVRSAADDEILAFRRIDVLPFDHERRRSSAIVAADDGGLLVVKGAPESVLPLCGAVSATSLTALEQLYEEGCRVVAVATRSVGDVRSLEAGEEHDLLLRGFLVFTDAVKIGAADSLRRLSELGVAVKIATGDSAAVAEHVWERLGMPKGVTLTGDQVDALDDRRLTAAAVDATIFARVSPEQKARVIRALRHKGRAVGFLGDGVNDALALHRADIGISVDSAVDVAKDAADVLLLDKDLDVLAAGVTEGRRIFANTIKYVMMGTSSNFGNMFSASIASVILPFLPMLPGQILLNNLLYDSSQLAIPTDRVDAEQLRAPSHWDIGAIRRFMLLFGPISSIFDFATFWMMLTVFHAAPPEFRSGWFIESIATQTLIVFAVRTRRVPFLRSRPSLALTVSVLGVVLIGALLPYSPLSALLGFSPLPAPFFLALVAMILGYLVLVETAKVWYFRKLSAPVPTVRRRGLTTRVLRRAARFTERSAPSQAR from the coding sequence GTGAGGACCGATCCCGGGGTGGACGTCGGCATCGTGGATGCGAGCCCACCGAGAGGGGCCGACGCTCCGCTGATCAGCCCGATTCGGCAGGCGGCGACCGTCGTCGCGGCGGACGTGGATGCGGGGCTCGGCTCGGGCAGCGGGGGCCTCTCGACGGCCGAAGCGCACGAGCGGCTCGAGCGGTATGGCGAGAACGTCATCCATATGCATCGCGCGCGGCCCTGGCATGTGCTTCTCAGACAGCTCCGCAGCCCGATCCTGCTGCTGCTGTTCGCCACCGCGACGATCGCCGCTCTCGTGGGCGACAGCACGGATGCCGCGGTGATCGCCGTCATCCTGGTGGTGAGCGTGGTGCTCGGGTTCGTGAACGAGTTCCGGGCCGAGCGGGCCGCCGACGCGATGCACGATCGACTCCGCCACATGTGCGTCGTGATCCGCGAGGGCGCGCGGCGGAACATCGATGTGACCGAGATCGTCCCCGGCGACCGGGTGGTCCTGTCGGTCGGAACGGTCGTCCCGGCAGACCTGCGTCTCGTGGCGTGCGATGCCCTCAGATGCGATGAGGGCATCCTCACGGGGGAGTCCGTCGCCGTGGAGAAGTCCACAGCGGCCGTCGCACCGGGCACCGGGGTCGGAGACCTCACGGGCTGCGCGCTCATGGGGACCGTCGTGCACGCGGGGGGCGGGGTGGGCGTCGTCGTGGCGACCGGGTCGCAGACGGAGTTCGGGCGCATCGCCGTCGGGCTGTCCGCGCATGAACCGCAGACCGAGTTCCAGCGAGGACTCGGGCAGTTCTCCTCCTTCCTGCTGATCGTCGCGCTCGTGCTGACCACCGGGATCTTCGTCACGGCCGTGCTCCTGGGAAGACCGATCATCGAATCGCTGCTCTTCTCCCTCGCGATCGCCGTCGGGATCACGCCGCAGCTGCTTCCGGCGGTCGTCAGCACGAGCCTGGCCGCCGGCTCGAAGGCGATGGCACGCCGCCGGGTGCTCGTGAAGCGCATGGTGTGCATCGAGGATCTCGGCGACTTGGATCTGCTGGTCACCGACAAGACGGGCACCCTCACCACGGGACGCATCGAGTTCGAGCGCGCCGTCCCCGTCGAGGGTGCAGGTGAATCGCGGCTGCTCGCCCTGGGCATCCTCGCGTCCGATGTCGATCCGGGAACGGCCACGGTCGTCGGGCTCAACACCCTGGATGCCGCGCTGGCGGAGGTCCGAAGCGCCGCGGACGACGAGATCCTCGCCTTCCGTCGGATCGACGTGCTGCCTTTCGACCATGAGCGTCGCAGGTCGAGCGCGATCGTCGCGGCGGACGACGGTGGGCTTCTCGTCGTGAAGGGCGCGCCCGAGTCGGTCCTGCCCCTGTGCGGGGCGGTGTCGGCTACGTCCCTGACGGCCCTCGAGCAGCTCTACGAGGAGGGATGCCGAGTCGTGGCGGTGGCGACGAGATCCGTCGGCGACGTGCGGAGCCTCGAGGCCGGGGAGGAGCACGACCTCCTCCTGCGAGGCTTCCTCGTCTTCACGGATGCGGTGAAGATCGGGGCCGCGGACTCGCTGCGTCGCTTGTCGGAGCTCGGGGTCGCGGTGAAGATCGCCACCGGCGACAGCGCCGCGGTCGCGGAGCACGTCTGGGAGCGGTTGGGGATGCCGAAGGGGGTCACGCTCACCGGCGACCAGGTCGACGCGCTGGACGATAGACGACTGACCGCGGCGGCCGTGGACGCGACGATCTTCGCGAGGGTCTCGCCGGAGCAGAAGGCACGCGTCATCCGGGCGCTCCGCCACAAAGGACGGGCGGTCGGCTTCCTCGGCGACGGCGTCAACGATGCGCTCGCCCTGCACCGGGCGGACATCGGGATCTCGGTGGACTCCGCGGTCGACGTCGCGAAAGACGCGGCGGATGTGCTGCTCCTGGACAAGGATCTCGACGTGCTGGCCGCAGGTGTGACCGAGGGGAGGCGCATCTTCGCGAACACCATCAAGTACGTGATGATGGGCACCTCGAGCAACTTCGGCAACATGTTCAGCGCCTCGATCGCGTCGGTCATCCTGCCGTTCCTGCCGATGCTCCCCGGTCAGATCCTGCTCAACAATCTGCTCTACGACAGCAGCCAGCTCGCCATTCCGACCGACCGGGTGGATGCCGAGCAATTGCGTGCACCCTCGCACTGGGACATCGGCGCCATTCGGCGATTCATGCTCCTGTTCGGACCCATCTCGTCGATCTTCGATTTCGCGACGTTCTGGATGATGCTGACCGTCTTCCACGCCGCGCCCCCGGAATTCCGATCCGGATGGTTCATCGAGTCGATCGCGACGCAGACGCTGATCGTGTTCGCCGTCCGCACGCGACGGGTTCCGTTCCTGCGCAGCCGCCCGTCCCTCGCGCTGACCGTGTCGGTCCTCGGGGTCGTCCTCATCGGCGCGCTGCTGCCGTATTCGCCGTTGAGCGCGCTGCTCGGGTTCTCGCCGCTGCCCGCCCCGTTCTTTCTGGCGCTCGTGGCCATGATCCTCGGCTACCTCGTGCTGGTGGAGACGGCGAAGGTCTGGTACTTCAGGAAGCTCAGCGCTCCGGTGCCGACGGTGCGACGCCGCGGCCTCACGACGAGGGTGCTGCGCCGCGCCGCGCGGTTCACGGAGCGTTCCGCGCCCTCACAGGCTCGCTGA
- the ppsA gene encoding phosphoenolpyruvate synthase produces MNTTSVRQATDRVLWFRDITMSDLPVVGGKNASLGEMIGTLSQAGVRVPEGYATTADAFREFLRHGDFDRRIEDAIAALDVEDVTALAATASSIREWVRSQPFPEELERDIRSAHQELVASEDDPASVTWAVRSSATAEDLPDASFAGQQETYLHIAGVENILDAVRKVYASLYTDRAIVYRAQHGYGAESVAISAGVERMVRSDIGSSGVMFTVDTESGFDDVVVVTSTYGLGEMVVQGAVNPDEFCIYKPALRAGRPAIVKREVGAKAVAMRFTATTRSGTSTEVVPVGASERARFSIDDHEAEELARMGLVIEAHYGRPMDIEWAKDGVDGTLYIVQARPVTTVGLRDPSRVETYRLTEPGEVLVSGHAVGAKIGAGPARVMRSLADMHLFADGEVLVAERTDPDWEPIMRRAAAIVTDEGGRTCHAAIVARELGIPAVVGTADATSRLDDEGSVTVSCAGGDEGRVYRGALAFEVEETVVDDLPELPVEIMMNVAIPDQAFSLARLPNAGVGLARLEFIISSMVGIHPRALAEADRLPDALRSEVLARTAAYPSPRDYFVRRVAEGVSAIAAAFAPKPVIVRLSDFKTNEYAGLLGGELYEPHEENPMLGWRGASRYVTAGFAECFAMECEALKHVRDDMGLTNLRIMVPFVRTTHEATAVLDALASHGLRRGENGLEVMMMCEIPSNALLADAFLDLFDGFSIGSNDLTQLTLGVDRDSELVAGSFDERDPAVLALLDLAISACNRRGKYVGICGQGPSDHADFAAWLLEHGIRSMSLNPDAVVSTWTRLAGPAPHSRSGTAGAPTSGTA; encoded by the coding sequence ATGAACACCACCTCTGTGCGCCAGGCGACGGATCGCGTTCTCTGGTTCCGCGACATCACGATGTCGGATCTTCCCGTGGTCGGCGGCAAGAACGCGTCGCTCGGCGAGATGATCGGCACACTCTCCCAGGCGGGCGTGCGGGTGCCCGAGGGGTATGCGACCACCGCCGACGCCTTCCGCGAATTCCTGCGGCACGGCGACTTCGACCGGCGGATCGAGGATGCGATCGCCGCGCTGGACGTCGAGGATGTGACGGCTCTCGCCGCCACCGCGTCGTCGATCCGCGAGTGGGTGCGATCCCAGCCCTTCCCCGAGGAGCTGGAGCGCGACATCCGATCGGCGCACCAGGAGCTCGTCGCATCCGAGGACGACCCGGCGTCGGTGACCTGGGCCGTACGCTCGTCCGCGACGGCGGAGGACCTGCCGGATGCGTCGTTCGCCGGACAGCAGGAGACCTACCTGCACATCGCCGGCGTCGAGAACATCCTGGATGCCGTGCGCAAGGTGTACGCGTCGCTCTACACCGATCGCGCCATCGTCTACCGGGCGCAGCACGGGTACGGCGCGGAATCGGTCGCCATCTCTGCGGGGGTCGAGCGGATGGTGCGGTCCGACATCGGCTCATCCGGCGTGATGTTCACCGTCGACACGGAGTCCGGCTTCGACGACGTCGTGGTCGTCACGAGCACATACGGACTCGGGGAGATGGTCGTGCAGGGCGCCGTCAACCCCGACGAGTTCTGCATCTACAAGCCGGCACTGCGCGCCGGCCGACCCGCGATCGTCAAGCGCGAGGTGGGCGCCAAGGCGGTGGCGATGAGATTCACCGCCACGACGCGCTCCGGGACGAGCACCGAGGTCGTCCCGGTTGGCGCGTCCGAGCGGGCGCGGTTCAGCATCGACGACCACGAGGCCGAGGAGCTCGCCCGGATGGGACTCGTCATCGAGGCGCACTACGGGCGCCCGATGGACATCGAATGGGCCAAGGACGGCGTCGACGGGACGCTGTACATCGTGCAGGCGCGGCCGGTGACGACGGTCGGCCTCCGGGATCCGAGTCGGGTCGAGACCTACCGGCTCACCGAACCGGGCGAGGTGCTGGTCAGCGGGCACGCGGTCGGCGCGAAGATCGGCGCGGGCCCGGCCCGTGTGATGCGCAGCCTCGCCGACATGCACCTGTTCGCGGACGGCGAGGTGCTCGTGGCCGAGCGCACGGACCCCGACTGGGAGCCGATCATGCGCAGGGCCGCGGCGATCGTCACCGACGAGGGCGGCCGGACCTGCCACGCGGCGATCGTGGCCCGGGAGCTCGGCATCCCCGCGGTCGTCGGCACCGCCGACGCGACCTCGCGTCTCGACGACGAAGGCAGCGTCACGGTCTCGTGCGCCGGCGGCGATGAGGGACGCGTCTACCGCGGTGCGCTCGCCTTCGAGGTCGAGGAGACCGTCGTCGACGACCTTCCTGAGCTGCCGGTCGAGATCATGATGAACGTGGCCATCCCGGACCAGGCGTTCTCGCTCGCCCGGCTTCCGAACGCCGGCGTGGGCCTCGCACGCCTCGAGTTCATCATCAGCTCGATGGTCGGGATCCATCCCCGCGCGCTCGCCGAGGCCGATCGGCTGCCCGACGCCCTGCGGAGCGAGGTCCTGGCGCGCACCGCCGCCTACCCGTCGCCGCGCGATTACTTCGTCCGGCGCGTCGCCGAAGGGGTGTCGGCGATCGCGGCCGCGTTCGCGCCGAAGCCGGTGATCGTGCGTCTGAGCGACTTCAAGACCAACGAGTACGCGGGCCTCCTGGGCGGCGAGCTCTACGAGCCGCATGAGGAGAACCCGATGCTCGGATGGCGCGGCGCTTCGCGGTACGTCACCGCGGGCTTCGCCGAGTGCTTCGCCATGGAGTGCGAGGCCCTCAAGCACGTGCGCGACGACATGGGCCTGACGAACCTCCGGATCATGGTCCCGTTCGTTCGGACGACGCACGAGGCCACCGCGGTGCTGGACGCCCTGGCGAGCCACGGCCTGCGACGGGGAGAGAACGGCCTCGAGGTCATGATGATGTGCGAGATCCCCTCCAACGCCCTGCTGGCCGACGCATTCCTCGACCTGTTCGACGGCTTCTCGATCGGGTCGAACGACCTCACCCAACTGACTCTCGGCGTCGATCGGGACTCGGAGCTCGTCGCCGGATCGTTCGATGAGCGCGACCCCGCGGTGCTGGCGCTGCTCGACCTCGCGATCAGCGCCTGCAACCGGCGCGGGAAGTACGTCGGAATCTGCGGGCAGGGACCGTCGGACCACGCCGACTTCGCCGCGTGGCTGCTGGAGCACGGCATCCGATCGATGTCGCTCAACCCGGATGCCGTGGTCTCGACGTGGACGCGGCTGGCCGGCCCCGCACCGCACAGCCGGAGCGGAACCGCGGGTGCGCCCACGTCGGGTACGGCGTGA
- a CDS encoding flavodoxin family protein: MNGRIHHPPRVSIVYESMFGNTRRIAEAIGEGLRETVPVEVAAVHRLEPWPLEPDIAIVGAPTHVHGLSRPSTRSEAARWAEDAERGLELDTSARGIGMREWLDDARLEVELFAAFDTRADMPEIFTGSAAASIDRRLRSEGIARLADPHSFLVDRENRLEEGEVERARAWGRELGAALAPYRGESEV; the protein is encoded by the coding sequence ATGAACGGACGAATCCACCACCCGCCGCGCGTCTCGATCGTGTACGAGTCGATGTTCGGGAACACGCGCCGGATCGCCGAGGCCATCGGCGAGGGACTGCGCGAGACGGTGCCGGTCGAGGTCGCTGCGGTGCATCGCCTCGAGCCCTGGCCCCTCGAGCCGGACATCGCCATCGTCGGCGCGCCGACGCATGTCCACGGATTGAGCCGGCCGTCCACACGGTCGGAGGCGGCCCGCTGGGCCGAGGATGCCGAGCGTGGACTGGAGCTCGACACGTCCGCACGCGGGATCGGGATGCGGGAGTGGCTCGACGACGCCCGGCTCGAGGTGGAGTTGTTCGCGGCATTCGACACGCGGGCCGACATGCCCGAGATCTTCACGGGCTCGGCCGCCGCGTCGATCGACCGCCGACTCCGATCGGAGGGCATCGCGCGGCTCGCGGACCCCCACAGCTTCCTCGTGGACCGGGAGAACCGTCTCGAGGAGGGCGAGGTCGAACGCGCGCGGGCATGGGGACGCGAACTCGGCGCGGCGCTGGCTCCCTACCGCGGCGAGTCGGAGGTATGA
- a CDS encoding pyridoxamine 5'-phosphate oxidase family protein, which produces MNELSEPVLVMSDDECWGRLATQEVGRIVTRIADRIDIFPVNYVVDDGSLLMRTAQGSKLFELTVNDEVLFEVDGHDDAHAWSVVVRGRAHALDTSAEVEHADSLGLRPWIPTLKRVYVRIVPESMSGRSFERGPEPDRYGVQPY; this is translated from the coding sequence ATGAACGAGCTCTCAGAGCCTGTCCTGGTCATGTCCGACGACGAGTGCTGGGGACGGCTTGCCACGCAGGAGGTGGGACGGATCGTCACCCGCATCGCGGACCGCATCGACATCTTCCCGGTGAACTACGTGGTCGACGACGGGAGTCTGCTGATGCGCACCGCGCAGGGCAGCAAGCTGTTCGAGCTGACGGTCAACGACGAAGTCCTCTTCGAGGTGGATGGTCACGACGACGCGCATGCGTGGAGCGTCGTGGTGCGCGGCCGGGCGCACGCACTCGACACGTCCGCGGAGGTGGAGCATGCCGACAGCCTGGGCTTGCGGCCGTGGATCCCGACGCTCAAGCGCGTCTACGTGCGGATCGTGCCGGAGTCCATGAGCGGGCGCAGCTTCGAACGCGGCCCCGAGCCGGACCGGTACGGAGTCCAGCCGTATTGA
- a CDS encoding ABC transporter ATP-binding protein, translating to MQQTPAAPALRLSGLVKRFGAKLAVAGLDLEVPTGSFFGLVGPNGAGKTTTLSMATGLLRPDAGTAEVHGIDVWQHPVEAKRIIGNLADGVRLFDRLTGEQLITFTAMMFGIPRPEIAPRVADLLDLMDLREAAGTMVADYSAGMTKKIALACALVHAPRLLVLDEPFESVDPVSAANIEDVLRSYTSSGGSVVVSSHSMDLVQRMCDHVAIIVAGGVRAAGTVEEVRGGESLQSRFLTLVGGRHTSEGPEWLRQS from the coding sequence GTGCAGCAGACACCAGCCGCTCCCGCCCTGCGGTTGTCGGGACTCGTCAAGCGGTTCGGCGCGAAGCTCGCCGTCGCCGGCCTCGACCTCGAGGTGCCGACGGGATCGTTCTTCGGGCTCGTCGGGCCGAACGGGGCCGGCAAGACGACGACACTCTCCATGGCGACGGGACTGCTGCGCCCCGATGCCGGGACGGCCGAGGTCCACGGCATCGACGTGTGGCAGCACCCGGTCGAAGCCAAGCGGATCATCGGCAACCTCGCCGACGGGGTGCGGCTGTTCGACCGGCTCACCGGTGAGCAGCTCATCACCTTCACGGCGATGATGTTCGGCATCCCGCGCCCCGAGATCGCGCCGCGGGTCGCCGACCTCCTGGACCTCATGGATCTCCGCGAGGCGGCCGGCACGATGGTCGCGGACTATTCCGCGGGCATGACGAAGAAGATCGCCCTCGCGTGCGCGCTCGTGCATGCGCCGCGCCTGCTCGTGCTCGACGAGCCCTTCGAGTCCGTCGACCCCGTGTCGGCGGCCAACATCGAGGATGTCCTGCGCAGCTACACCTCCTCGGGCGGCAGCGTCGTCGTCTCGAGTCACTCGATGGACCTCGTGCAGCGCATGTGCGATCACGTCGCGATCATCGTCGCCGGCGGCGTACGTGCCGCGGGAACGGTGGAAGAGGTCCGCGGTGGCGAGAGCCTGCAGTCCCGGTTCCTGACGCTCGTCGGCGGTCGACACACCTCGGAGGGGCCCGAGTGGTTGCGACAGTCCTGA
- a CDS encoding glycosyltransferase: MTDERVSVSVVIPARDDEVMLEACLTALSLQSDPVDEIIVVDNDSSDGTAATARSHAGVVVMTEPRRGITYARTTGFDAASSEVIARIDTDTMVTRGWAASIRRAFAADPDLAGLTGPAGFTRLSSGDHVVGRAAYAFGRTMHELIIGERPVMYGHNMALRRTAWAAIRDVVTSGDAAISEDLDVTLALLHSGQRIGHDPGMLVTIAVERTLRYRKLVAYHRTNRLTIAKYRRRPVRRGR, encoded by the coding sequence GTGACCGATGAGCGTGTGAGCGTCAGCGTCGTCATCCCGGCGCGCGACGACGAGGTCATGCTCGAGGCCTGCCTGACCGCCCTGAGCCTCCAATCCGATCCCGTGGACGAGATCATCGTGGTCGACAACGACTCGAGCGACGGCACCGCTGCCACCGCTCGTTCGCACGCCGGTGTGGTCGTCATGACCGAGCCGCGGCGCGGCATCACGTACGCCCGCACCACCGGTTTCGACGCCGCGAGTAGCGAGGTCATCGCGCGCATCGATACGGACACGATGGTCACCCGAGGCTGGGCGGCATCCATCCGTCGAGCGTTCGCGGCCGATCCGGACCTCGCGGGACTGACCGGGCCGGCCGGCTTCACCCGCCTCTCGTCGGGCGATCACGTGGTCGGCCGCGCGGCCTATGCGTTCGGCCGGACGATGCACGAGCTGATCATCGGCGAGCGACCGGTGATGTACGGCCACAACATGGCGCTCAGGCGCACCGCGTGGGCTGCGATCCGGGATGTCGTCACCAGCGGCGATGCTGCCATCAGCGAAGACCTCGACGTCACGCTGGCGCTCCTGCATTCAGGCCAGAGAATCGGCCACGATCCGGGAATGCTGGTCACCATCGCCGTGGAACGCACGCTCCGCTACCGCAAACTCGTCGCGTATCACCGCACGAACCGGCTGACGATCGCCAAGTATCGCCGACGTCCGGTGCGGCGCGGGCGATAG
- a CDS encoding TetR/AcrR family transcriptional regulator C-terminal domain-containing protein — protein MAGTESGRRHTRDDVARAALRILDDDGLPELTMRRLAAALDLQPSALYWHFPNKQSLLADLADRIVAQPAPPRTGRDASHTHGAAAALRDALLAYRDGAEVVSSTLALGLGSTTAHDRLTAAIVADGYDADLAARAATVLLHFVIGHVSHEQQRMQYDSLGVVVPAAGLSPQNGGDTADEFAFGVELFVGGLERLRRAPSNLPGGTASPLAE, from the coding sequence ATGGCCGGAACGGAAAGCGGGCGTCGTCACACGCGAGACGATGTCGCGCGGGCAGCCCTGCGCATCCTCGACGACGACGGGCTGCCCGAGCTGACGATGCGGCGACTGGCGGCCGCCCTCGACCTGCAGCCCAGCGCGCTCTACTGGCATTTCCCGAACAAGCAGAGCCTGCTCGCCGACCTCGCGGACCGGATCGTCGCGCAGCCCGCCCCACCGCGTACGGGGAGGGATGCGTCGCACACCCACGGCGCGGCGGCCGCGCTCCGCGACGCTCTGCTCGCCTACCGCGACGGCGCGGAGGTGGTCTCCAGCACCCTCGCGCTCGGGCTCGGCAGCACGACCGCTCACGATCGGCTGACAGCGGCCATCGTGGCGGACGGATACGACGCCGACCTCGCGGCGCGTGCCGCGACCGTCCTGCTGCACTTCGTCATCGGGCATGTGTCGCACGAGCAGCAGCGCATGCAGTACGACAGCCTCGGCGTGGTCGTGCCCGCCGCCGGCCTCTCGCCGCAGAACGGCGGCGACACCGCGGACGAGTTCGCCTTCGGCGTCGAGCTGTTCGTCGGCGGACTCGAGCGCCTCCGCCGCGCCCCGTCGAACCTGCCGGGCGGGACCGCTTCGCCGCTCGCCGAGTGA
- a CDS encoding biotin transporter BioY encodes MTDQPRARRMDATDMARVAVFAAIVAVLGLPGGFTVFGAVPITAQTLGVMLAGAILGPWLGALSMTVLLALVAVGLPLLAGGRGGIGVFFGPSAGYLVGWVAGALVIGLIVHAGGRKPVTWRTVLGIVTGGILVVYVLGIPVQSAVTHLPLADTALLSLVFVPGDLVKAVIATAVVMTLVRAYPRAFRRTWPARVHAAEPAEPVRVP; translated from the coding sequence ATGACCGATCAGCCCCGAGCGCGACGCATGGATGCGACGGACATGGCGCGCGTGGCCGTGTTCGCGGCGATCGTCGCAGTCCTCGGCCTCCCGGGAGGCTTCACGGTCTTCGGCGCTGTGCCGATCACGGCGCAGACGCTCGGCGTGATGCTCGCCGGCGCGATCCTCGGGCCGTGGCTCGGCGCGCTGTCGATGACGGTGCTCCTCGCGCTGGTCGCCGTCGGGCTGCCCCTGCTGGCCGGTGGACGCGGAGGGATCGGGGTCTTCTTCGGGCCCTCCGCGGGCTACCTGGTCGGGTGGGTCGCCGGTGCGCTCGTGATCGGCCTCATCGTGCATGCCGGCGGTCGCAAGCCGGTGACCTGGCGGACCGTCCTGGGAATCGTCACGGGCGGGATCCTCGTCGTGTACGTGCTCGGCATCCCGGTGCAGAGTGCCGTGACCCACCTGCCTCTGGCCGACACCGCACTCCTGAGCCTCGTGTTCGTCCCGGGTGATCTCGTCAAGGCCGTGATCGCGACGGCGGTCGTGATGACGCTCGTGCGCGCGTACCCGCGTGCGTTCCGCCGCACGTGGCCGGCGCGCGTGCACGCCGCCGAGCCCGCAGAGCCGGTGCGCGTGCCGTGA
- a CDS encoding class I adenylate-forming enzyme family protein produces the protein MAGARARRRARRAGARAVIVPVRGDTAGLLNRLGALRAAGDVPLVGDERWPQAHRDAVQAIAGGTEPPADAAWATLTSGSSGSPRIVLRTAESWSASFAAVGRLMDAGPDDAVLLPAPPAASMTLFSLAHALGGGPRPVLGSADRSRASCLHGTPQALRAVLDAGPPPGLRAALVGGSHVDDALRARAADAGVRVCGYYGAAELSFVAVDEGDGLRAFPGVELSIRDGELWVRSPFIALGYLGPGGPLRRDGDWATVGDRAELVDGRLRLLGRADDAILSASATIVPEEVEAVLRAVPGVRDAVVFGLPQTRVGALVAAFVELDGTSGGAGARKSLRAASLTRLAPAHRPRRWYAGELPRTASGKPARAEAIRRARAGEVDRLGV, from the coding sequence GTGGCCGGCGCGCGTGCACGCCGCCGAGCCCGCAGAGCCGGTGCGCGTGCCGTGATCGTCCCGGTCCGCGGCGACACCGCAGGGCTTCTCAACCGACTCGGCGCCCTGCGCGCGGCCGGCGACGTTCCACTCGTCGGCGACGAGCGCTGGCCGCAGGCGCATCGGGATGCGGTTCAGGCCATCGCCGGCGGCACCGAGCCGCCGGCGGACGCCGCCTGGGCGACCCTGACGTCGGGCAGCAGCGGATCGCCCCGGATCGTGCTGCGTACCGCCGAGTCGTGGTCGGCGTCGTTCGCCGCCGTCGGGCGCTTGATGGATGCCGGCCCCGACGACGCGGTGCTGCTGCCGGCCCCGCCGGCAGCCTCCATGACGCTGTTCTCTCTCGCGCACGCACTCGGCGGCGGGCCGCGCCCGGTACTGGGCTCCGCGGACCGGTCCCGCGCGAGCTGCCTGCACGGCACGCCGCAGGCCCTGCGCGCCGTCCTGGACGCCGGGCCCCCGCCGGGGCTGCGCGCGGCGCTCGTGGGCGGTTCCCATGTCGATGATGCGCTGCGGGCTCGGGCGGCGGATGCCGGCGTCCGCGTGTGCGGGTACTACGGGGCTGCGGAGCTCTCCTTCGTCGCGGTCGACGAGGGAGACGGCCTCCGCGCGTTCCCCGGGGTGGAGCTGAGCATCCGGGATGGCGAGCTGTGGGTGCGCTCCCCCTTCATCGCCCTCGGCTACCTGGGCCCGGGCGGCCCGCTGCGGCGGGACGGCGACTGGGCCACGGTCGGCGACCGGGCGGAGCTGGTCGACGGACGACTGCGCCTGCTCGGCCGGGCGGATGATGCCATCCTCAGCGCATCGGCGACGATCGTGCCCGAGGAGGTCGAGGCTGTGCTCCGAGCCGTTCCGGGCGTCCGGGATGCCGTCGTGTTCGGACTGCCGCAGACGCGCGTCGGCGCCCTCGTCGCGGCCTTCGTGGAACTGGACGGCACATCGGGCGGAGCCGGGGCGAGGAAGAGCCTCCGCGCCGCGAGCCTCACTCGACTCGCCCCGGCGCACCGACCGCGGCGCTGGTACGCGGGAGAGCTCCCCCGCACAGCCTCGGGCAAGCCGGCGCGGGCCGAGGCGATCCGCCGAGCACGGGCCGGGGAGGTCGATCGCCTTGGCGTCTGA